The Dioscorea cayenensis subsp. rotundata cultivar TDr96_F1 chromosome 21, TDr96_F1_v2_PseudoChromosome.rev07_lg8_w22 25.fasta, whole genome shotgun sequence genome includes a region encoding these proteins:
- the LOC120252510 gene encoding (-)-alpha-terpineol synthase-like: MDYSSSSSSSSSSSSSPSSSITQRRSANFEPTIWSNDYLQSLRDDHFMDEKFKSRIEKLKESVKHLLYETKDIIHQLKLIDTLSQLGVAHHFVREIKDAFGTIYSVMNININILKDDLFSTSLLFRLLREHGFKVSQGVFDGFKDENGNFQLSLCDDIKGMLSLYEASYMAMEGEDALEKARVFTTKHLEGIIEKDDIDPILKEHIEHALELPMHWRMPRLHTHWFIGIHEKEDNMNPVLLEFAKLDFNILQSTHRKEIKQCSRWWSTLNLLDDDLSFSRDRLVENYLFAMGWVSKAKFSFYRETLTQVNCLITVIDDIYDTYGSIQELELFTSAVDRWDVNDIDYLPKFMKICFLGLFNTTNDTAYKVLKMRNVNCIPYLKKSWLELCKAYLMEANWAHSDYKPTLKEYLDNGWISIGAFPIFFYSCFCINEAISKEALEILENFLIIMRQPFVIARLCNDLGTSTEEVNRGDVNKSIQCYMREKGVPETIAREHIQDLIRETWKELNTKIFTMSSLFDVSLNNLAMNIARTGHFMYDHGDGFGIPQHKTKDRVISLFIKPIPFDKM, encoded by the exons ATGGactactcttcttcttcttcttcttcttcttcttcttcatcatcaccatcatcatcaataaCTCAACGTAGGTCGGCAAATTTCGAGCCAACTATATGGAGTAATGATTATCTTCAATCCTTAAGGGATGACCATTTCATG GATGAGAAATTTAAATCAAGGATTGAAAAGTTGAAAGAGTCTGTAAAGCATTTGCTTTATGAAACCAAAGACATCATTCATCAATTAAAGCTCATCGATACTCTAAGCCAGCTTGGAGTTGCACATCACTTTGTGAGAGAGATCAAGGATGCTTTTGGAACTATATATAGTGTGATgaacataaatattaatatcttaAAGGATGACTTATTTAGCACCTCGTTGCTATTTAGGCTTCTAAGAGAGCATGGTTTTAAAGTTTCACAAG GAGTTTTTGATGGATTTAAAGATGAAAATGGTAACTTCCAATTAAGCCTTTGCGATGACATAAAAGGAATGCTTAGCTTGTATGAGGCCTCTTATATGGCCATGGAAGGAGAGGATGCATTGGAGAAAGCTAGAGTTTTCACAACCAAACACCTTGAGGGTATTATTGAGAAAGATGACATAGATCCCATACTCAAGGAGCATATAGAACATGCTTTGGAGTTGCCAATGCATTGGAGGATGCCAAGGTTGCACACTCATTGGTTCATTGGAATTCATGAAAAGGAAGACAACATGAACCCCGTTTTGTTAGAATTTGCTAAATTAGACTTCAACATACTCCAAAGTACACacagaaaagaaatcaaacaatgtTCACG GTGGTGGTCCACTCTCAACCTTCTTGATGATGATTTAAGCTTCTCAAGAGATAGATTAGTCGAAAATTACTTATTTGCTATGGGATGGGTATCCAAAGCAAAATTCTCATTTTACCGCGAGACTCTTACCCAAGTCAATTGTCTAATAACAGTAATAGATGACATTTATGACACTTATGGATCTATTCAAGAGCTTGAGCTTTTCACTTCTGCTGTTGATAG ATGGGATGTTAATGATATAGATTACCTTCCAAAGTTCATGAAGATTTGTTTTCTAGGACTCTTCAACACAACCAATGATACAGCATATAAGGTCCTCAAAATGAGGAATGTCAATTGCATCCCATATCTAAAGAAATCA TGGTTAGAATTGTGCAAAGCTTATTTGATGGAGGCAAATTGGGCACATAGTGATTACAAACCAACATTGAAGGAGTACTTGGATAATGGATGGATTTCAATTGGggcttttcctatttttttttattcatgtttttgcATAAATGAAGCTATATCAAAGGAAGCTTTGGAGATTCTAGAGAATTTTCTAATTATAATGCGCCAACCATTTGTGATTGCTCGCCTTTGCAATGATCTTGGAACATCAACA gAAGAGGTCAATAGAGGTGATGTCAACAAATCCATTCAATGTTACATGCGTGAGAAAGGTGTTCCGGAGACAATTGCTAGGGAGCACATACAAGACCTTATAAGAGAGACATGGAAGGAACTAAATACAAAGATCTTTACAATGAGTTCCCTATTTGATGTATCCTTGAATAATTTGGCAATGAACATTGCACGTACTGGACATTTCATGTACGACCATGGAGATGGATTTGGTATACCACAACATAAGACGAAGGATAGAGTCATATCACTTTTTATTAAACCCATTCCCTTTGATAAGATGTAA